The following coding sequences lie in one Halorarum halophilum genomic window:
- a CDS encoding MoaD/ThiS family protein, with protein sequence MQIECRFFGPFREATGTERTLRETDVGTVGALLSDLEGEYPELAGRLVGDGEPAGSTVVTKEKRDVRHLDGLDTELEDGDVIRLVPSVYGG encoded by the coding sequence GTGCAGATCGAGTGTCGTTTCTTCGGACCGTTTCGGGAGGCCACTGGAACGGAGCGGACGCTACGCGAGACGGACGTCGGAACCGTCGGCGCGCTGCTCTCCGACCTCGAGGGCGAGTACCCCGAACTGGCCGGACGACTCGTCGGCGACGGGGAGCCTGCGGGTTCGACAGTCGTGACGAAGGAGAAGCGGGACGTCCGCCACCTCGACGGACTCGACACCGAACTGGAGGACGGCGACGTGATCCGACTCGTCCCCTCGGTGTACGGCGGGTAG
- a CDS encoding ABC transporter permease, producing MDFVETFRISWLNIRSHKLRSVLTTLGVVIGVAAVITFVTLGAGLQADIVQTIAGDNADILYVSAESGSDSGLPSVSGGETVFTTHDVERIREIDGVAGVAPQGGIVSSSVTHENSSVSRQWVSVTTPNYFAMKGFRFIEGRPYRTGQEEVVLNERAAQMFQENVSVGDRITFVRAVNNEPLNATVVGIVREQSNEGGATESFIGREPQPAIYAPPDPYYANTRVSPTQDIRQRVYNQIVVEAESPGQVEAVQGRIHQYLGEQSDASILKPADAQFGVTTYDQLVNQIQDISSTFTAYITGIAVISLVVGAIGIANIMLVSVTERTREIGIMKALGAQKRDILQLFLLEAVLLGLIGAVTGAIAGALGGYVGTRLINLPLAFRPEWFVLSIVVGIVVGILAGLYPAWSAASTDPIDALRYE from the coding sequence ATGGACTTCGTAGAGACGTTCCGTATCAGCTGGCTCAACATCCGGAGCCACAAGCTCCGGTCCGTTCTGACCACCCTCGGCGTCGTCATCGGCGTCGCCGCGGTCATCACGTTCGTGACGCTTGGCGCGGGCCTGCAGGCGGACATCGTCCAGACGATCGCCGGCGACAACGCGGACATCCTCTACGTCTCGGCGGAATCCGGATCCGACAGTGGTCTCCCCAGCGTCAGCGGCGGGGAGACCGTCTTCACCACCCACGACGTCGAGCGGATACGCGAAATCGATGGCGTCGCCGGTGTCGCCCCGCAGGGGGGCATCGTCTCGTCGTCTGTAACCCACGAGAACTCCTCCGTCTCCCGCCAGTGGGTCTCGGTCACGACGCCGAACTACTTCGCCATGAAGGGGTTCAGGTTCATCGAGGGCCGTCCCTACCGAACTGGTCAGGAGGAGGTCGTCCTCAACGAGCGCGCCGCGCAGATGTTCCAGGAGAACGTCTCCGTCGGCGACCGGATCACGTTCGTCCGGGCCGTGAACAACGAGCCGTTGAACGCGACAGTCGTCGGCATCGTCCGGGAACAGTCGAACGAGGGCGGCGCCACCGAGTCGTTCATCGGTCGGGAACCCCAGCCGGCCATCTACGCGCCGCCGGACCCCTACTACGCCAACACGAGGGTCAGCCCGACACAGGACATCCGCCAGCGCGTCTACAACCAGATCGTCGTCGAGGCGGAGAGCCCGGGGCAGGTGGAGGCCGTCCAGGGACGGATCCACCAGTACCTCGGTGAACAGTCCGACGCCAGCATCCTGAAACCGGCCGACGCCCAGTTCGGGGTCACCACGTACGACCAGCTCGTCAACCAGATCCAGGACATCAGCAGCACGTTCACCGCCTACATCACCGGCATCGCGGTCATCTCGCTCGTCGTCGGCGCCATCGGCATCGCCAACATCATGCTCGTGAGCGTCACGGAACGGACCCGCGAGATCGGGATCATGAAGGCGCTCGGCGCCCAGAAGCGGGACATCCTCCAGCTGTTCCTCCTGGAGGCCGTCCTGCTCGGACTCATCGGGGCCGTCACCGGCGCGATCGCGGGTGCGCTGGGCGGGTACGTCGGCACCCGACTCATCAACCTCCCGCTCGCCTTCCGCCCGGAGTGGTTCGTCCTCTCCATCGTCGTCGGAATCGTCGTCGGCATCCTCGCCGGCCTCTACCCCGCGTGGAGCGCCGCCAGCACTGACCCGATCGACGCGCTTCGGTACGAATGA
- a CDS encoding DEAD/DEAH box helicase family protein: protein MTDDAGGDEPPPTGDAVERGAEGVTVDEFYDAVEAEERPVLTASQVARRLGLTQAATGDALDALAESGVLERVDVETDPIVYYPATWGELAERERVVLFPDRRQVVVDRPTQYTQAQLSQFAHLVDSTGTDPGTRGYLYEIRQEDVWAAPFDDLSELLARMRSVFPRRSPHLEAWVEDQWKRARQFTLRTHEDGYVVLAAEREELMGNVARQKLDETHLQADLSDTESWVNTNELGAIKRILYEAGYPVRDERDLDSGDPLDVALTVEPRAYQADWRDRFLEKRAGVFVGPPGSGKTVAAISVLAAVGGESLILVPSRELAGQWKAELLRHTDLTAEQIGEYHGGAKEVRPVTIATYQTAGMDRHRSLFDSREWGLVVYDEVQHIPSDVFRRTTDLQTKHRLGLSATPVREDDREEEIFTLIGPPIGTDWSALFDAGYVQEPEVEIRYVPWRDEEAQNEWASADRREKHRVAARNPAKIGEIRRLREQHADAKALVFADYLAQGEAIAEALGVTFVSGETRHMDRRTLFEEFRQGERRTLVVSRIADEGIDLPNAELAIVASGLGGSRRQGAQRAGRTMRPAGSALVYVLATRGTSEEDFAQRQMNHLAEKGVRVRERTVE, encoded by the coding sequence ATGACCGACGATGCCGGCGGCGACGAGCCTCCACCGACGGGCGACGCCGTCGAGAGGGGGGCCGAGGGCGTCACCGTCGACGAGTTCTACGACGCGGTCGAGGCCGAGGAGCGACCCGTCCTCACGGCCTCGCAGGTCGCCCGCCGGCTCGGACTGACCCAGGCCGCGACCGGGGACGCGCTCGACGCGCTCGCGGAGTCTGGGGTCCTCGAACGGGTCGACGTCGAGACGGACCCGATCGTCTACTACCCCGCCACCTGGGGCGAACTGGCCGAGCGCGAGCGCGTCGTGCTGTTCCCTGACCGGCGGCAGGTCGTGGTGGACCGGCCGACCCAGTACACCCAGGCGCAGCTCTCGCAGTTCGCCCACCTCGTCGACTCCACGGGGACCGACCCCGGAACCCGGGGATACCTCTACGAGATCCGCCAGGAGGACGTGTGGGCCGCCCCGTTCGACGACCTCTCGGAGTTGCTCGCACGGATGCGGTCGGTGTTCCCCCGCCGGTCGCCCCACCTCGAGGCCTGGGTCGAGGATCAGTGGAAGCGCGCGCGCCAGTTCACCCTCCGGACGCACGAGGACGGGTACGTCGTGCTCGCGGCCGAGCGCGAGGAGCTGATGGGGAACGTGGCCCGCCAGAAACTCGACGAGACGCACCTCCAGGCGGACCTCTCCGACACGGAGTCGTGGGTGAACACGAACGAACTCGGCGCCATCAAGCGGATCCTCTACGAGGCCGGCTACCCGGTCCGCGACGAGCGTGACCTCGACTCCGGCGACCCGCTCGACGTGGCGCTCACAGTGGAGCCCCGGGCGTACCAGGCCGACTGGCGGGACCGGTTCCTGGAGAAGCGGGCCGGCGTGTTCGTCGGGCCGCCGGGGAGTGGGAAGACGGTGGCTGCCATCTCGGTCCTCGCTGCGGTCGGCGGCGAGAGCCTGATTCTGGTGCCCTCCCGCGAACTCGCGGGACAGTGGAAGGCGGAGCTCCTCCGGCACACCGACCTGACGGCGGAGCAGATCGGCGAGTACCACGGCGGCGCGAAGGAGGTCCGACCGGTCACGATCGCCACCTACCAGACCGCTGGGATGGACCGCCACCGCTCGCTGTTCGACTCGCGCGAGTGGGGACTCGTCGTCTACGACGAGGTCCAGCACATCCCGTCGGACGTGTTCCGCCGGACCACGGACCTCCAGACCAAACACCGGCTCGGCCTCTCCGCGACGCCCGTGCGCGAGGACGACCGGGAGGAGGAGATATTCACGCTCATCGGCCCGCCCATCGGCACCGACTGGAGCGCGCTGTTCGACGCGGGCTACGTCCAGGAGCCGGAGGTCGAGATCCGCTACGTCCCGTGGCGCGACGAAGAGGCGCAGAACGAGTGGGCGAGCGCGGACCGACGGGAGAAACACCGGGTCGCCGCGCGGAACCCCGCGAAGATCGGGGAGATCCGACGCCTGCGGGAGCAACACGCCGACGCGAAGGCGCTCGTCTTCGCCGACTACCTCGCGCAGGGCGAGGCGATCGCCGAGGCGCTCGGGGTCACGTTCGTCTCCGGCGAGACGCGCCACATGGACCGGCGGACGCTGTTCGAGGAGTTCCGCCAGGGAGAGCGCCGGACGCTCGTCGTCTCGCGCATCGCCGACGAGGGCATCGACCTGCCGAACGCCGAACTCGCGATCGTCGCCTCCGGGCTGGGCGGGAGCCGTCGGCAGGGCGCCCAGCGCGCCGGGCGGACGATGCGGCCCGCCGGCTCGGCGCTCGTGTACGTCCTCGCGACGCGGGGAACGAGCGAGGAGGACTTCGCCCAGCGACAGATGAACCACCTCGCGGAGAAGGGTGTCCGGGTGCGCGAGCGGACGGTCGAGTGA
- a CDS encoding TATA-box-binding protein, which produces MTDPADSIEIQNVVASTGIGQELDLEALAEDLPGADFNPDNFPGLVYRTQEPKAAALIFRSGKIVCTGAKSIADVHDALGIIFQKLRDLSIPVEEDPDITVQNIVSSADLGHQLNLNALAIGLGLEDVEYEPEQFPGLVYRMDEPDVVILLFGSGKIVITGGKRTDDAEGAVEEIVERIEALGLLG; this is translated from the coding sequence ATGACGGACCCGGCAGACTCAATCGAAATCCAGAACGTGGTCGCATCGACGGGTATCGGGCAGGAACTCGACCTCGAAGCGCTGGCGGAGGACCTCCCCGGGGCCGACTTTAACCCCGACAACTTTCCCGGTCTCGTGTACCGGACCCAGGAACCGAAGGCGGCCGCGCTCATCTTCCGCTCGGGGAAGATCGTCTGTACGGGTGCAAAGAGCATCGCCGACGTGCACGACGCGCTGGGAATCATCTTCCAGAAGCTCCGTGATCTCTCCATCCCGGTCGAGGAGGACCCCGATATCACCGTCCAGAACATCGTCTCCTCGGCCGACCTCGGTCACCAGCTGAACCTCAACGCCCTCGCCATCGGGCTCGGGCTCGAGGACGTCGAGTACGAACCCGAGCAGTTCCCCGGTCTGGTCTACCGGATGGACGAACCGGACGTGGTCATCCTCCTGTTCGGCTCGGGGAAGATCGTCATCACGGGCGGGAAGCGGACCGACGACGCCGAGGGCGCGGTCGAGGAGATCGTCGAGCGCATCGAAGCCCTCGGCCTGCTGGGCTGA
- a CDS encoding ABC transporter ATP-binding protein, which translates to MRNGEEGDAIVSVRDVHKVYELGEPVPVLNGVSLDLQRGSYTAIMGPSGSGKSTLLNLVGCLDRPTTGTVHVDGVDVTTLDDAKRTTVRRDKVGFVFQQFNLMPKLTAIQNVALPLVFKGVPRAQRRERARELLERMDMSDRGDHHPNELSGGQRQRVAIARSLANDPALLLADEPTGSLDSETGARIMGVFEELHEAGNTIVLVTHERPIAEHAERIVHLLDGELERIEELADASPDEDGGGTEADYRWTS; encoded by the coding sequence ATGAGAAACGGCGAGGAGGGAGACGCCATCGTCTCCGTCAGGGACGTCCACAAGGTCTACGAGCTCGGCGAACCGGTGCCGGTGCTCAACGGCGTCTCCCTCGACCTCCAGCGGGGCTCGTACACCGCGATCATGGGGCCCAGCGGCTCGGGCAAGAGCACCCTGCTGAACCTCGTCGGCTGCCTCGACCGGCCGACCACGGGAACCGTCCACGTCGACGGCGTCGACGTCACCACCCTCGACGACGCCAAGCGCACGACGGTCCGGCGCGACAAGGTGGGCTTCGTCTTCCAGCAGTTCAACCTGATGCCGAAGCTCACGGCGATCCAGAACGTCGCGCTGCCGCTGGTGTTCAAGGGCGTCCCGCGCGCCCAGCGGCGGGAGCGGGCGAGAGAACTGCTGGAACGGATGGACATGTCCGACCGCGGCGACCACCACCCGAACGAACTCTCCGGCGGTCAACGCCAGCGGGTCGCCATCGCCCGCTCGCTCGCCAACGATCCCGCGCTGTTACTGGCCGACGAGCCGACGGGGAGCCTCGACTCCGAGACGGGCGCCCGCATCATGGGCGTGTTCGAGGAGCTCCACGAGGCGGGCAACACCATCGTCCTCGTGACCCACGAGCGACCCATCGCGGAACACGCGGAGCGCATCGTCCACCTCCTCGACGGCGAACTGGAGCGCATCGAGGAACTCGCCGACGCCTCGCCCGACGAGGACGGAGGGGGGACGGAGGCCGATTACCGATGGACTTCGTAG